One Azospirillum sp. B510 genomic window carries:
- a CDS encoding NuoB/complex I 20 kDa subunit family protein yields the protein MGVEVAKPLAPIPPGPEQDAYIRAVSDEIQDKGFVLAKYEDLLAWARTGSLWPMTFGLACCAVEMIHAYMSRYDLDRFGVIPRPSPRQSDCMIVAGTLTNKMAPALRKVYDQMPEPRWVISMGSCANGGGYYHYSYAVVRGCDRIVPVDIYVPGCPPTAEALVYGILQLQKKIKRGNRIAR from the coding sequence ATGGGAGTAGAGGTCGCCAAGCCGCTGGCGCCGATTCCGCCCGGACCGGAACAGGACGCCTACATCCGCGCGGTCTCCGACGAGATCCAGGACAAGGGCTTCGTGCTGGCGAAGTACGAGGATCTGCTGGCCTGGGCCCGGACCGGCTCGCTGTGGCCGATGACCTTCGGTCTGGCCTGCTGTGCGGTGGAGATGATCCACGCCTATATGAGCCGGTACGACCTGGACCGTTTCGGCGTGATTCCGCGTCCCAGCCCGCGCCAGTCCGACTGCATGATCGTCGCCGGCACCCTGACCAACAAGATGGCCCCGGCGCTCCGCAAGGTCTATGACCAGATGCCGGAGCCGCGCTGGGTGATCTCGATGGGGTCCTGCGCCAATGGCGGCGGCTACTACCACTATTCCTACGCGGTGGTGCGTGGCTGCGACCGGATCGTGCCGGTGGACATCTATGTGCCCGGCTGCCCGCCGACGGCGGAGGCGCTGGTTTACGGCATCCTCCAGCTCCAGAAGAAGATCAAGCGCGGCAACCGCATCGCCCGCTGA
- a CDS encoding NADH-quinone oxidoreductase subunit A, translating to MSTPLIIEYLPILVFLLIGIALAAVMVGASYVISPKNPDAEKLSPYECGFEPFEDARTKFDVRFYLVSILFIIFDLEVAFLFPWAIALGDIGLFGFWSMMLFLGILTIGFIYEWKKGALEWE from the coding sequence GTGTCGACTCCGCTGATCATTGAGTATCTTCCGATCCTGGTGTTTCTGCTGATCGGCATCGCGCTGGCCGCGGTGATGGTGGGGGCATCCTACGTCATCAGCCCGAAGAACCCGGACGCCGAGAAGCTCTCCCCCTACGAATGCGGCTTCGAGCCGTTCGAGGACGCGCGCACCAAGTTCGACGTGCGGTTCTATCTGGTCTCGATCCTGTTCATCATCTTCGACCTCGAGGTCGCCTTCCTGTTCCCGTGGGCGATCGCGCTCGGTGACATCGGGCTGTTCGGCTTCTGGTCGATGATGCTGTTCCTCGGCATCCTGACCATCGGCTTCATCTATGAGTGGAAGAAAGGAGCTCTGGAATGGGAGTAG
- a CDS encoding DsbA family oxidoreductase — translation MLIESFADLICPWCYIGKRRLDRALAQRPSLRPELRWQPFQLNPDMPHGGMARDDYLAAKFGGAERARQIHRVVEDTAARDGLPLALDRIRRTPNSFDAHRLVRIAGRLGLGNAMADRLFAAYFVEGEDIGDPDALATLAAGLGMDFTETRRQLASDAESAAVFAADTLARQMGLQAVPCYIFNRRYALSGAQEPASFLPLLDLGSEEPENLSVVAG, via the coding sequence ATGCTGATCGAATCCTTCGCCGACCTGATCTGCCCCTGGTGCTACATCGGCAAGCGCCGGCTCGATCGGGCGTTGGCGCAGCGGCCCAGCCTGCGGCCGGAACTCCGCTGGCAACCGTTCCAGTTGAATCCGGATATGCCGCATGGCGGGATGGCGCGCGACGATTATCTGGCCGCCAAGTTCGGCGGGGCGGAGCGGGCGCGGCAGATTCACCGGGTGGTCGAGGATACGGCGGCGCGCGACGGGCTGCCGCTGGCGCTCGACCGCATCCGGCGCACGCCCAACAGCTTCGACGCCCACCGCCTCGTCCGCATCGCCGGCCGCCTGGGGCTGGGCAACGCGATGGCCGACAGGCTGTTCGCCGCCTATTTCGTCGAAGGGGAGGACATCGGCGACCCGGACGCGCTCGCCACCCTCGCCGCCGGGCTGGGGATGGATTTCACCGAGACCCGGCGGCAGCTGGCTTCCGACGCCGAGTCGGCCGCGGTGTTCGCCGCCGACACGCTGGCCCGCCAGATGGGGTTGCAGGCGGTGCCCTGCTACATCTTCAACCGCCGCTATGCGCTGTCGGGCGCCCAGGAGCCGGCAAGCTTCCTGCCGCTGCTCGATCTCGGCAGCGAGGAGCCGGAAAACCTGTCGGTCGTCGCTGGCTGA
- a CDS encoding propionyl-CoA synthetase translates to MSPTASATTAELFDQMHARSLSDPAGFWGEAAKDISWYKPWDKVLDDSNAPFYRWFTGGELNTCYNAVDRHVEGGRGAQPAIIYDSPVTRTVQTITYAELQDQVARFAGVLRAQGVEKGDRVLLYMPMIPQSLVAMLACARLGAVHSVVFGGFAPHELATRIDDAKPKAIVSASCGIEPNRVVKYKPMLDSAIEQSAHKPTSVIVWQRPQETATLIEGRDLDWAEAVASAEPAECVAVKATDPLYILYTSGTTGQPKGVVRDNGGHAVALRWTMTNIYNVKPGEVYWAASDVGWVVGHSYIVYAPLLTGCTTVVFEGKPVGTPDPGTFWRVIEQHKVGTLFTAPTAFRAIKREDPDANHLKKYDLSRFRALFLAGERSDPDTLHWAEDNLKVPVIDHWWQTETGWAISGNPLGVHLFPIKYGSATRPMPGWDVRVLNAELKEVPRGDIGAICVKLPLPPGTLPTLWNADERFKKSYLADYPGYYQTGDAGFVDDDGYVYVMARTDDIINVAGHRLSTGAMEEVLSSHKDVAECAVIGVADDLKGQVPLGFVCLKAGVTRPHEEIVKEVVQLVRERIGPVADFKRALVVDRLPKTRSGKILRGTMQKIADSQDYRMPATIDDPGILPEIADALKTLGYAKSSGTPG, encoded by the coding sequence ATGAGCCCGACCGCCAGCGCCACCACCGCCGAGCTTTTCGACCAGATGCATGCCCGTTCCCTGTCGGACCCCGCCGGGTTCTGGGGCGAGGCGGCGAAGGACATCTCCTGGTACAAGCCGTGGGACAAGGTGCTGGACGACAGCAACGCCCCCTTCTACCGCTGGTTCACCGGCGGGGAGCTGAACACCTGCTACAACGCGGTCGACCGCCATGTCGAAGGCGGGCGCGGCGCCCAGCCGGCGATCATCTATGACAGCCCGGTCACCCGGACCGTCCAGACCATCACCTATGCCGAGTTGCAGGATCAGGTCGCCCGTTTCGCCGGCGTGCTGCGCGCCCAGGGGGTGGAGAAGGGCGACCGCGTCCTTCTCTATATGCCGATGATCCCGCAGTCGCTGGTCGCCATGCTGGCCTGCGCCCGGCTGGGGGCGGTGCATTCGGTGGTGTTCGGCGGCTTCGCCCCGCATGAGCTGGCGACCCGCATCGATGACGCCAAGCCGAAGGCCATCGTCTCCGCCTCCTGCGGCATCGAGCCGAACCGCGTCGTCAAGTACAAGCCGATGCTGGACTCCGCCATCGAGCAGTCGGCGCACAAGCCGACCAGCGTCATCGTCTGGCAGCGCCCGCAGGAAACCGCGACCCTGATCGAGGGCCGCGACCTCGATTGGGCCGAGGCGGTGGCGAGCGCCGAACCGGCGGAGTGCGTGGCGGTGAAGGCGACCGACCCGCTCTACATCCTCTACACCTCCGGCACGACCGGCCAGCCCAAGGGCGTGGTGCGCGACAATGGCGGCCATGCGGTGGCGCTGCGTTGGACCATGACCAACATCTACAACGTCAAGCCGGGCGAGGTCTATTGGGCGGCGTCCGACGTGGGCTGGGTCGTCGGCCATTCCTACATCGTCTATGCGCCGCTGCTGACCGGCTGCACCACCGTCGTCTTCGAAGGCAAGCCGGTCGGCACCCCCGATCCGGGCACCTTCTGGCGGGTGATCGAGCAGCACAAGGTCGGCACGCTGTTCACCGCCCCGACCGCCTTCCGCGCCATCAAGCGCGAGGATCCGGACGCCAACCACCTGAAGAAATACGACCTGTCGCGGTTCCGCGCCCTGTTCCTGGCCGGCGAGCGGTCGGATCCCGACACGCTGCATTGGGCCGAGGACAATCTGAAGGTTCCGGTGATCGACCATTGGTGGCAGACCGAGACCGGCTGGGCGATTTCCGGCAACCCGCTCGGCGTCCATCTGTTCCCGATCAAGTACGGCTCCGCCACCCGCCCGATGCCGGGCTGGGACGTGCGGGTGCTGAACGCCGAGCTGAAGGAGGTTCCGCGTGGCGACATCGGCGCCATCTGCGTCAAGCTTCCGCTGCCTCCGGGAACGCTGCCGACGCTGTGGAACGCCGACGAGCGCTTCAAGAAATCCTACCTTGCCGACTATCCCGGCTATTACCAGACCGGCGACGCCGGCTTCGTCGATGATGACGGCTATGTCTATGTCATGGCCCGCACCGACGACATCATCAACGTCGCCGGCCACCGCCTGTCGACCGGCGCCATGGAGGAGGTGCTGTCGAGCCACAAGGACGTCGCCGAATGCGCGGTGATCGGCGTGGCCGACGACCTCAAGGGGCAGGTGCCGCTCGGTTTCGTCTGCCTGAAGGCCGGCGTCACCCGCCCGCATGAGGAGATCGTCAAGGAGGTGGTCCAGCTGGTCCGCGAGCGGATCGGCCCGGTGGCCGACTTCAAGCGCGCCCTGGTGGTCGACCGCCTGCCGAAGACGCGGTCGGGCAAGATCCTGCGCGGCACCATGCAGAAGATCGCCGACAGCCAGGATTACAGGATGCCGGCCACCATCGACGATCCGGGCATTCTGCCGGAGATCGCCGACGCGCTGAAGACGCTGGGCTACGCCAAGTCCAGCGGCACGCCGGGCTGA
- a CDS encoding DUF3574 domain-containing protein yields MRPFPSLPSAVLSLLLLAGPSLCPAAAQQPASGPAAPVAAPAVAPLACEAYAAGAMIEAQLFFGRNIGNELGVSERDWSDFLTGEVTPRFPNGLTVSDASGHWRDIETGRLLREPSKVLTLLADGDPATLRLIREIIDLYKARFHQQSVALAIRPVCVSF; encoded by the coding sequence ATGCGCCCCTTTCCAAGCCTGCCGTCCGCCGTCCTGTCGCTTCTTCTGCTCGCCGGCCCGTCGCTCTGTCCCGCCGCGGCCCAGCAACCGGCATCCGGCCCGGCGGCTCCGGTGGCGGCTCCGGCGGTGGCGCCGCTGGCCTGCGAGGCCTATGCGGCCGGTGCGATGATCGAGGCGCAGCTGTTCTTCGGCCGCAACATCGGCAACGAGCTTGGCGTCAGCGAGCGCGACTGGAGCGATTTCCTGACTGGCGAGGTGACGCCGCGCTTTCCCAACGGCCTGACGGTCAGCGACGCGTCGGGTCATTGGCGCGACATCGAGACCGGGCGTCTGCTCCGGGAACCCAGCAAAGTCCTGACCCTGCTGGCCGATGGCGATCCGGCGACGCTGCGGCTGATCCGTGAGATCATCGATCTGTACAAGGCGCGCTTCCATCAGCAGTCGGTCGCGCTGGCGATCCGGCCGGTCTGCGTCTCCTTTTGA
- a CDS encoding LysE/ArgO family amino acid transporter, translating into MTDLLPNVLFAAFLPGLFLGFSLIVAIGAQNAFVLRQGLRGEHVLAICATCALSDAALIAIGVSGFASAGMRWPWLEPLMRYGGAAFLLVYGLRSARSAWQGGGGLTPADRDAANRNGSGLLPVLLTCLALTWLNPHVYLDTVVLVGSVSARFAEARGVFALGAMTASCLFFFALGYGARLLRPLFARPAAWRVMDGLIALVMWAIAAGLLTAEAGA; encoded by the coding sequence ATGACCGACCTTCTTCCCAATGTCCTCTTCGCCGCCTTCCTGCCGGGCCTGTTTCTCGGCTTCAGCCTGATCGTCGCCATCGGGGCGCAGAACGCCTTCGTGCTGCGTCAGGGATTGCGGGGCGAGCATGTGCTGGCGATCTGCGCCACCTGCGCCCTGTCCGATGCGGCGCTGATCGCGATCGGCGTGAGCGGATTCGCCAGTGCCGGGATGCGCTGGCCGTGGCTGGAGCCGCTGATGCGCTATGGCGGTGCCGCCTTCCTGCTGGTCTATGGCCTGCGCAGCGCCCGGTCGGCATGGCAGGGCGGCGGCGGCCTGACGCCCGCCGACCGCGACGCCGCCAACCGGAACGGGAGTGGGCTTCTGCCGGTTCTGTTGACCTGTCTGGCGCTGACTTGGCTGAACCCGCATGTCTATCTCGACACGGTGGTCCTGGTCGGCTCCGTCTCCGCCCGCTTCGCCGAGGCGCGGGGCGTCTTCGCGCTGGGAGCGATGACGGCGTCCTGCCTGTTCTTCTTCGCGCTCGGCTATGGCGCTCGCCTGCTGCGCCCGCTGTTCGCCCGGCCGGCGGCCTGGCGTGTGATGGACGGTCTCATCGCCCTGGTGATGTGGGCGATCGCCGCCGGGCTGCTGACGGCGGAGGCGGGGGCCTGA
- a CDS encoding LysR family transcriptional regulator ArgP produces MLDYPLLAALAAVIRTGSFERAARQLHVTPSAVSQRVKLLEERLGTVLVVRGQPCGGTAAGQRLCQHVERVALLESELRGALPGLNPEDGPVTLRVAVNADSLATWFVAAMAEATGGAAAGEPGCLFDLVLDDQDHSAEWLRKGEVLAAVTASAAPVPGCDSHPLGALRYRATASPDCVRRHFADGVTAEALARAPCLTFNRKDRLQARWLRLVLDGRDQERLPLPPIHWLPSTHAFVDGALAGLGWGMNPEPLVADHLAAGRLVELLPGRPLDVPLNWQRSRIAGAALTTLSRAVLRVGRQALHPVAGDGVDGRRAGG; encoded by the coding sequence ATGCTAGACTATCCGCTGCTGGCGGCCCTGGCCGCCGTGATCCGCACCGGCAGTTTCGAACGCGCCGCCCGCCAGTTGCACGTCACCCCGTCGGCGGTGTCGCAACGGGTCAAGCTGCTGGAGGAACGGCTCGGCACCGTCCTGGTCGTGCGCGGCCAGCCTTGCGGCGGCACCGCCGCCGGCCAGCGCCTGTGCCAGCATGTCGAGCGGGTGGCCCTGCTGGAAAGCGAACTGCGCGGCGCCCTACCCGGCCTGAACCCGGAGGACGGGCCGGTCACGCTGAGGGTCGCGGTGAACGCCGACAGCCTCGCGACATGGTTCGTCGCGGCGATGGCCGAGGCCACGGGCGGGGCGGCGGCGGGAGAGCCCGGCTGTCTGTTCGATCTGGTTCTGGACGATCAGGACCACAGCGCCGAGTGGCTGCGGAAGGGCGAGGTGCTGGCCGCCGTCACCGCCAGCGCGGCGCCGGTTCCCGGCTGCGACAGCCACCCGCTGGGCGCGCTGCGCTATCGGGCCACCGCCAGCCCGGACTGCGTGCGCCGCCATTTCGCCGATGGCGTGACGGCCGAGGCTCTCGCCCGTGCGCCCTGCCTGACCTTCAACCGCAAGGACCGGTTGCAGGCGCGATGGCTGCGTCTGGTGCTGGACGGTCGGGACCAGGAGCGACTGCCGCTCCCGCCCATCCACTGGCTGCCCTCGACGCACGCCTTCGTCGATGGCGCGCTGGCCGGGCTGGGATGGGGGATGAACCCCGAGCCGCTGGTGGCCGACCATCTGGCGGCGGGGCGTCTGGTCGAGCTGCTGCCCGGCCGGCCGCTGGACGTGCCGCTGAACTGGCAGCGGAGCCGGATCGCCGGTGCGGCGCTGACCACGCTGTCGCGCGCGGTTCTGCGGGTCGGACGGCAGGCGCTGCATCCCGTCGCCGGGGATGGCGTCGACGGACGCCGGGCGGGCGGATGA
- a CDS encoding M3 family oligoendopeptidase, giving the protein MTSSAATAANDTPDLGALPTWDLSDLYPGTESPELKADLDRMEAECKAFRERHAGKLGTLTGDELATAIRQYEQIDETLSRVMSYAGLVYNGDMVDPTVAKFYQSAQERVNDISAHLIFFTLEINRLDEADLTAKQVASAALRQYGPWLRDVRLYRDHQLSDEIERLLHEKHVVGRAAWNRLFDETIASLRFPMGGKDLTCAEALNRLSDRNPAVRREAGEVVGKVLGDNARLFALVTNTLAKDKEIEDDWRNYPMPTSARNLSNRVEDEVVDALVSAVKGAYPDLSHRYYAMKAKWFGQDHLDYWDRNAPLPEDADRSIPWDEARDIVLGAYGRFSPDLASLGKRFFDNPWIDAPVRPGKAPGAFAHPTVPSVHPYLLVNYQGKTRDVMTLAHELGHGVHQILAGRQGHFLSDTPLTLAETASVFGEMLTFRALLAAETDPKRRRIMLAGKVEDMLNTVVRQIAFFDFERRVHTERREGELTSDRIGEIWMAVQTESLGPALRFDEGYRHYWSYIPHFIHSPFYVYAYAFGDCLVNSLYAVYQDAELGFAEKYLAMLSAGGTLRHKELLAPFGLDASDPAFWQKGLGVIRGFIDELEAGEAKA; this is encoded by the coding sequence ATGACCAGCAGCGCCGCCACGGCCGCAAACGACACCCCCGATCTGGGCGCGCTTCCCACCTGGGACCTGAGCGACCTCTATCCCGGCACCGAGTCGCCGGAGCTGAAGGCCGACCTCGACCGGATGGAGGCCGAGTGCAAGGCCTTCCGCGAGCGCCATGCCGGAAAGCTGGGGACACTGACCGGCGACGAGCTCGCCACGGCGATCCGCCAGTATGAACAGATCGACGAGACGCTCTCCCGCGTCATGTCCTATGCCGGGCTGGTCTACAACGGCGACATGGTCGATCCGACCGTCGCCAAATTCTACCAGTCGGCACAGGAGCGGGTGAACGACATCTCCGCCCACCTGATCTTCTTCACGCTGGAGATCAACCGGCTGGACGAGGCCGATCTGACCGCCAAGCAGGTGGCGTCGGCGGCGCTGCGCCAGTATGGGCCGTGGCTGCGCGACGTCCGCCTGTACCGCGACCACCAGCTGTCCGACGAGATCGAGCGGCTGCTGCACGAAAAGCATGTGGTCGGCCGCGCCGCCTGGAACCGCCTGTTCGACGAGACCATCGCCAGCCTGCGCTTCCCGATGGGCGGCAAGGATCTGACCTGTGCGGAGGCGCTGAACCGCCTGTCCGACCGCAACCCCGCCGTCCGCCGCGAGGCCGGCGAGGTGGTGGGCAAGGTGCTGGGCGACAACGCCCGGCTGTTCGCGCTGGTCACCAACACGCTGGCCAAGGACAAGGAGATCGAGGACGACTGGCGCAACTACCCGATGCCGACCTCCGCCCGCAACCTGTCCAACCGGGTCGAGGATGAAGTCGTCGACGCGCTGGTCTCCGCCGTCAAGGGCGCCTATCCGGACCTGTCACACCGCTATTACGCGATGAAGGCCAAATGGTTCGGCCAGGACCATCTCGATTACTGGGACCGCAACGCCCCGCTGCCGGAGGATGCCGACCGCAGCATCCCCTGGGACGAGGCGCGTGACATCGTGCTGGGCGCCTATGGCCGCTTCTCCCCCGACCTCGCCAGCCTGGGCAAGCGCTTCTTCGACAATCCATGGATCGACGCGCCGGTCCGTCCCGGCAAGGCGCCGGGCGCCTTCGCCCACCCGACGGTGCCCAGCGTCCACCCCTATCTTTTGGTGAATTACCAGGGCAAGACGCGCGACGTGATGACGCTCGCCCATGAGCTGGGGCATGGCGTCCACCAGATCCTGGCCGGCCGCCAAGGCCATTTCCTGTCCGATACCCCGTTGACCCTGGCGGAAACCGCCTCGGTGTTCGGCGAGATGCTGACCTTCCGCGCCCTGCTGGCGGCGGAGACCGACCCGAAACGCCGCCGCATCATGCTGGCCGGCAAGGTCGAGGACATGCTGAACACGGTGGTGCGCCAGATCGCCTTCTTCGACTTCGAGCGGCGGGTCCACACCGAACGGCGCGAGGGCGAACTGACCTCGGACCGCATCGGCGAAATCTGGATGGCGGTACAGACCGAAAGCCTCGGCCCGGCGCTGCGTTTCGACGAGGGATACCGGCATTACTGGTCCTACATCCCCCACTTCATCCACTCGCCCTTCTACGTCTACGCCTATGCCTTCGGCGACTGCCTGGTGAACTCGCTCTACGCGGTCTACCAGGATGCGGAACTGGGCTTCGCCGAGAAGTATCTGGCGATGCTCTCGGCCGGCGGCACGCTGCGCCACAAGGAGTTGCTGGCTCCCTTCGGCCTCGACGCCTCCGACCCGGCCTTCTGGCAGAAGGGGCTCGGCGTCATCCGCGGTTTCATCGACGAACTGGAGGCCGGCGAGGCGAAGGCCTGA
- a CDS encoding bacteriohemerythrin — MFATTTPAAVCTPATATEVPLLGYAVMDRDHADSVALLRAACDAPSGGLQAPFAAFAKHLREHFARENALMTQHGFFALHCHMDEHARVLMVVAAMEADLENGREDRARLYVTEHFPDWFHTHLATMDRVTADFLAQAEG, encoded by the coding sequence ATGTTTGCGACCACCACGCCCGCCGCCGTCTGCACCCCCGCCACCGCGACAGAGGTCCCTCTCCTCGGCTACGCGGTCATGGACCGTGACCATGCCGATTCGGTCGCCCTGCTGCGGGCGGCCTGCGACGCGCCGTCCGGAGGGCTTCAAGCCCCCTTCGCCGCCTTCGCCAAGCATCTGCGCGAGCATTTCGCCCGCGAGAACGCGCTGATGACCCAACACGGCTTCTTCGCCCTGCATTGCCACATGGACGAGCATGCCCGCGTCCTGATGGTGGTCGCCGCCATGGAAGCCGATCTGGAGAATGGCAGGGAGGACCGCGCCCGCCTGTATGTGACCGAGCATTTCCCCGACTGGTTCCACACCCATCTGGCGACGATGGACCGGGTCACCGCGGATTTCCTGGCCCAGGCGGAGGGGTGA
- a CDS encoding class I SAM-dependent methyltransferase — MGGWTEGYVGGIDYIRAVYRDWSPALLRFALTLRGWRPPEALRLGRFTMAEPGCGHGLTSALLAGAHPAARFEAMDFNPSHIAGARRLAADAGLGNADFLEESFADYARRDGPMLDAVALHGVWSWVSAENRAILLDLLRRRLAPGGVVFVSYNALPGTLAHMPLRRMLVERCAEGDGALPDRIARAVEFAARLAAQGGGWFAGTEGVVERIEQLRRKSPNYIAHEYLNGDWTAFYHADVVRELAAAKLEFAGAAVPMEQLHELALSPAQQALADEARDPAQAETLRDLMTNRSFRRDLFIKGGERLGPAERRALLGETRFTLLVDVDDLPEVASTPVGRLPFPRALHVPLAAALAGPPQSLDALLARPALAAQGEEAVLRALILLTSLSLAAPVMPEVMSEGGFAERKASCDRFNGAVLERHRFGDTPGQLASPLLGAGVPVSRVEALFLLAARLGEEPAAFAWRHLSADGIVLGRDGERCDGDDANRAELARRHAVFSQRRLPLLRRLAVA; from the coding sequence ATGGGCGGCTGGACCGAGGGCTATGTCGGCGGCATCGACTATATCCGCGCCGTCTATCGCGACTGGTCGCCGGCCCTGCTCCGCTTCGCCCTGACGCTGCGCGGCTGGCGTCCGCCCGAGGCCCTGCGCCTTGGCCGCTTCACCATGGCGGAGCCCGGCTGCGGCCATGGGCTGACCAGCGCGCTGCTGGCCGGCGCCCATCCGGCGGCGCGGTTCGAGGCGATGGACTTCAACCCCTCCCACATCGCCGGGGCTCGCCGGCTGGCCGCCGATGCCGGTCTCGGCAACGCCGACTTCCTGGAGGAGAGCTTCGCCGACTATGCCCGGCGCGACGGGCCGATGCTGGATGCCGTCGCCCTGCATGGGGTCTGGTCCTGGGTCAGCGCGGAGAACCGCGCCATCCTGCTGGACCTGCTGCGCCGCCGGCTGGCGCCCGGCGGTGTGGTGTTCGTCAGCTACAACGCCCTTCCCGGCACGCTGGCCCACATGCCGTTGCGCCGAATGCTGGTTGAACGCTGCGCCGAGGGTGACGGCGCCCTGCCCGACCGCATCGCCCGCGCGGTGGAGTTCGCCGCCCGGCTGGCGGCCCAGGGCGGTGGCTGGTTCGCCGGCACCGAAGGGGTGGTCGAACGGATCGAGCAGCTTCGCCGCAAATCGCCGAACTACATCGCCCACGAATATCTGAACGGCGACTGGACCGCCTTCTACCATGCCGACGTGGTGCGGGAACTCGCGGCGGCGAAGCTGGAGTTCGCCGGCGCCGCGGTACCGATGGAGCAGTTGCACGAGCTTGCCCTCTCCCCCGCCCAGCAGGCGCTGGCGGACGAGGCGCGCGATCCCGCCCAGGCGGAGACCCTGCGCGACCTGATGACCAACCGCAGCTTCCGCCGCGACCTGTTCATCAAGGGCGGCGAGCGGCTGGGCCCGGCCGAACGGCGCGCCCTGCTGGGCGAGACCCGCTTCACCCTGCTGGTGGATGTGGATGATTTGCCGGAGGTCGCCTCCACCCCGGTCGGCCGTCTGCCCTTCCCACGGGCGCTCCACGTCCCGCTGGCGGCGGCATTGGCCGGACCACCGCAAAGCCTGGACGCCTTGCTGGCCCGGCCGGCGCTGGCGGCACAGGGGGAGGAGGCGGTGTTGCGGGCGCTGATCCTGCTGACCAGCCTGTCGCTGGCCGCGCCGGTGATGCCGGAGGTGATGTCCGAGGGCGGGTTTGCCGAACGGAAGGCATCCTGCGACCGTTTCAACGGCGCGGTGCTGGAGCGCCACCGCTTCGGCGACACGCCGGGTCAACTCGCGTCGCCGCTGTTGGGAGCGGGCGTGCCGGTGTCACGGGTCGAGGCGCTGTTCCTGCTGGCCGCCCGGCTGGGCGAGGAGCCCGCCGCCTTCGCCTGGCGGCATCTGTCGGCCGACGGCATCGTGCTGGGGCGGGATGGCGAGCGCTGCGACGGGGACGACGCCAACCGGGCGGAACTCGCCCGCCGGCACGCCGTCTTCAGCCAACGGAGGCTGCCGCTGCTGCGGAGATTGGCGGTGGCTTAG
- the hisE gene encoding phosphoribosyl-ATP diphosphatase, producing the protein MTDDLIRLYAAILDRKRMDPAQSKTARLIAAGPKKIAKKVGEEAVEVALDAMNEDREGVINESADLLYNLSVLWATLKIHPDEVFAEIRRREALYGIAEKLPKTAA; encoded by the coding sequence ATGACTGACGACCTGATCCGCCTCTATGCCGCCATCCTCGACCGCAAGCGGATGGACCCCGCGCAGTCCAAGACCGCGCGGCTGATCGCTGCCGGCCCGAAGAAGATCGCCAAGAAGGTCGGCGAGGAGGCGGTCGAGGTGGCGTTGGACGCGATGAACGAGGATCGCGAGGGCGTCATCAACGAGAGTGCCGACCTGCTCTACAACCTGTCGGTCCTGTGGGCGACGCTGAAGATCCATCCCGACGAGGTCTTCGCCGAGATCCGCCGGCGCGAGGCGTTGTACGGCATCGCCGAGAAGCTGCCGAAGACCGCCGCCTAG
- the phoU gene encoding phosphate signaling complex protein PhoU — MKTSAPHIVSAFEDALKRLKSAIVQMAGSAETQIDQALTCLAQRNPELAREIVESDARLDSFEHDIEAHCMRLLALRQPVADDLREVIAALKIAGNLERIGDHAANTAKRAVAIFSLADSASLAGLPQLGRLVRERLSAVIDAYVDTDGEAALRIWSTDDEVDALYTSLVAEVERSALAAPDQFAAHMHLMMIAKNLERIGDHATNIAEVVYFVSTGQALTDQRPKADHSYDPAD, encoded by the coding sequence ATGAAGACCTCCGCTCCGCATATCGTGTCCGCGTTCGAGGACGCGCTGAAGCGGTTGAAATCCGCCATCGTGCAGATGGCCGGCTCTGCGGAGACGCAGATCGATCAGGCGCTGACCTGCCTGGCCCAGCGCAACCCCGAGCTTGCGCGCGAGATCGTCGAGTCGGATGCCCGGCTCGACTCCTTCGAGCATGACATCGAAGCCCACTGCATGCGCCTGCTGGCCCTGCGCCAGCCGGTGGCCGACGACCTGCGCGAGGTGATCGCGGCGCTGAAGATCGCCGGCAACCTGGAGCGCATCGGCGACCATGCCGCCAACACCGCCAAGCGCGCCGTCGCCATCTTCAGCCTGGCCGACTCCGCGTCGCTGGCGGGATTGCCCCAGCTCGGCCGGCTGGTGCGCGAACGGCTCAGCGCCGTGATCGACGCCTATGTCGACACCGACGGCGAGGCGGCCTTGCGCATCTGGAGCACGGATGACGAGGTGGATGCGCTCTACACCAGCCTCGTTGCGGAGGTGGAACGCTCCGCCCTGGCGGCGCCGGACCAATTCGCCGCGCATATGCACCTGATGATGATCGCCAAGAATCTGGAGCGCATCGGCGACCATGCCACCAACATCGCCGAGGTCGTCTATTTCGTCAGCACCGGCCAGGCCCTGACGGACCAGCGCCCGAAGGCCGATCATTCCTACGATCCGGCGGACTGA